In Eupeodes corollae chromosome 3, idEupCoro1.1, whole genome shotgun sequence, a single genomic region encodes these proteins:
- the LOC129951314 gene encoding DNA polymerase zeta catalytic subunit isoform X1 — protein sequence MTSPGIFSIRIVTVDYYMEKPKPGLDLCFSEFRAKEIKKVPVIRIFGSTAEGVKTCMHVHSIFPYLYIPFDRKTFDTLDKSGYLIASSLDRAINISLGQSNSGSQHVLKIQLVKGIPFYGYHPKEHQYLKIYMLNPRFVRRAANLLQNGAIMGKTFHTHESHVPYILQFFIDYNLYGMSFLHVPKEVLKFRRNDEQENIPYQIPKAQILDSSIAAKQSTSKLEVDISCCFILNRFQLENKTSTHANPGIESIWQDEKVRRQNLSKDLKTIPPLAIPPSQERPDVKPTNSEDFYRVALLSKLQQLENPADETMNETIETIKFVTTEKKKTFNLSKLLINAVYPEECTQDDLLTNASVIDNHFPSGSLLDSSNRFSKSPSTQESDNSFMDETIVDEDLIRCLSQPDYANKTLREEDMELLDVMQELEDRQDENDIDLDSTLAPLSQNIKFNNSQHAIHQKLSANDSSEDESDNECLNDFTMVMDDIDELLIQLSQPSLPDIAQVDRTDDLLRTPTKKLRSKLSNTPLHTTPKRSIKTDSPRTPKSTAKKYEPLPLLIKSRSVKKNLSSTTEPIEEEPHTHLIKSVKSNRKKQHVDLDKTHITCELRPYRNRNEAKLKTYYPQNLDFEPIENNSNQVDTNKPTNCNIKKDEEEFHLNLSNLNPVVNVKRLSMEKNPNNISRHQQNNTKKSVLTNDIGGPCMLNSLDNSHNQSVECSPVEISHSPVEVRKLRRLSSKHKVRILHENSSESPSSGDPLTLRTRSKSNVSVCPLNSLDKDEQFSTPLREKRNEFKDHNLDNKNIVTDTISEPRSISKRRKRLALKLKGELKKTTFYKREKESLKNSSISNTEDHGMSVDDSNKCPVKCKKPIQSITKELRVLLKRFPIESKTSTQTKRISTPTEKPKISRVLRNSEIKSSPRPSKACHDESFKDTENDNAMESFCEQSFVLDKTICSDLTDVQTLSNTEIVVIKPKIQAETYKEVKDNYALHNIPDMVHKTPFYSDYLDAPSKKEVGHTLLCIPVLSLNYLEDFESPIANLESFTKYRKKIVQTMDIQLRNETCIKEYFSKDEIITAIPTKLPPSKQDAKIWLKAKELLNKKNIDAEENIILENSPIEIHRQKVSILVNTENDGALEDADSSICSLSLTPLTPPIKTDQTHKLEDSSNKIVLTDIDDKGSEIKRSEDSDQKNTQFNRADSSQEKAQAELEKLSFLNNLHNSQGSFDSSFGISHATLNNTFGFKVNLENLQQAKSDIEHNHLTTLSLEVFVSTREDLLPNPQFDAISCIFYAVENSIPTLENSEELSKTSGLILISDGNSSISSNLNYIGSDVKVKEVANEIEGLAQLIDVCSYWDPDIFVGYEIEMSSWGYVMERAKFLDFNIAPLLSRVPTQNVRDFVDEEREKLTDLDVETKLCGRILLDVWRLMRSEIALTSYTFENVMYHILHRRCPLHSCRDLTEWFRSPQTRWIVLEYFFERVRGTLELLDQLDLIGRTSEMAKLIGIQFYEVLSRGSQFRVESMMLRIAKPKNLVPLSPSVQQRAHMRAPEYLPLILEPQSRFYPDPIIVLDFQSLYPSMIMAYNYCFSTCLGRVENLGQSVPFEFGASQLRVSPKLLGQLLKRDMVTISPCGIVFIKKDIREGVLPRMLKEILDTRQMVKQSMKLHKNNTALQRILHSRQLGLKLIANVTYGYTAANFSGRMPCVEVGDSVVAKGRETLERAIKLVEANEEWNVKVVYGDTDSMFVLVPGRSKTEAFKIGSEIADLVTKNNPQPVKLKLEKVYQPCILQTKKRYVGYMYESPEQKEPIFEAKGIETVRRDGCPAAVKMLEKTLRILFETADVSQVKKYICRQFTKLLSGKANIQDLLFAKEFRGLKGYKPTACVPALELTRKWMQLDPRKIPRSGERVQFIVTNGPPGVPLIKLVRSPHDVLADEGLKVNAIYYITKAIIPPLNRCLLLIGADVNEWFASLPRKILFSTAIASANEVVSSSNNGIKKSTISQYFSSTKCIVDCGRQTKETICSFCSTDVTNSLVTLEDKISKLERAFFLTQFICQSCCGRPYSITCTSFDCPVLYVLEMRKRELSNIHQMRNIINDWL from the exons ATGACATCGCCCGGAATATTTTCTATACGAATTGTTACCGTCGATTATTATatggaaaaaccaaaaccagGACTGGATCTTTGTTTTTCTGAGTTTCGTGCCAAGGAAATAAAGAAG GTTCCCGTGATTCGAATATTTGGTTCAACTGCTGAAGGAGTAAAGACGTGCATGCATGTTCATAGCATATTTCCATATCTCTACATCCCCTTCGATAGGAAAACGTTTGATACGCTAGACAAGTCAGGCTACTTGATAGCATCAAGTCTTGACAGAGCCATTAATATTTCCTTAGGCCAAAGCAATTCAGGAAGCcaacatgttttaaaaattcagttggTGAAAGGAAT TCCATTCTATGGATACCATCCAAAGGAGCATCAGTATCTGAAAATATATATGCTTAATCCTCGGTTCGTCAGACGTGCCGcgaatttattacaaaatggaGCAATAATGGGCAAAACATTCCATACCCACGAGTCACATGTCCCATACATTTTACAATTCTTTATCGACTATAATCTTTATGGAATGAGTTTCCTGCATGTCCCTAAAGAAGTCCTAAAATTTCGCCGTAATGACGAACAAGAAA ATATTCCATACCAAATTCCAAAAGCTCAGATTTTGGACTCCAGTATCGCTGCTAAGCAATCGACGTCAAAATTAGAAGTAGACATTAGTTGTTGCTTTATATTGAACCGTTTTCAGCTAGAAAATAAAACCAGTACACATGCAAATCCTGGAATTGAATCAATTTGGCAAGATGAGAAAGTTCGTCGGCAAAATCTTagtaaagatttaaaaaca attCCTCCATTAGCTATTCCTCCAAGTCAGGAACGTCCAGATGTTAAGCCCACAAACAGTGAGGATTTTTATAGAGTTGCGTTACTCAGTAAGCTACAGCAGTTAGAGAATCCTGCTGATGAAACCATGAATGAGACAATTGAAACTATCAAATTTGTGACAACAGAAAAG aaaaaaactttcaatctcTCAAAATTGCTCATCAATGCTGTGTACCCAGAAGAATGTACTCAAGATGATTTGTTGACAAATGCATCAGTCATAGACAACCATTTCCCAAGTGGATCTCTTTTGGATAGCTCAAATCGATTTTCTAAATCTCCTTCAACACAAGAATCAGACAACAGCTTCATGGACGAAACTATTGTTGACGAAGATTTGATACGATGTCTCAGCCAGCCGGACTATGCGAATAAAACTT TGCGTGAAGAGGATATGGAGTTATTAGACGTAATGCAAGAGTTAGAAGACAGACAAGATGAAAACGACATAGACTTAGACAGCACATTGGCTCCACTTTCACAAAATATCAAAT TTAATAACTCACAACATGCAATTCACCAAAAACTATCGGCCAACGACTCGAGTGAAGATGAATCTGATAATGAATGTTTAAATGATTTCACCATGGTTATGGACGATATCGATGAGCTTTTGATACAATTAAGTCAGCCCTC ATTACCAGATATTGCACAAGTCGATAGAACTGATGATTTATTAAGAACTCCGACCAAAAAATTAAGAAGTAAGCTTTCAAACACACCGCTTCATACCACACCAAAACGATCAATTAAAACTGATTCACCAAGAACACCCAAAAGCACAGCTAAAAAGTATGAGCCTTTACCACTTTTGATAAAGTCGCGATCtgtaaaaa aaaatctttcAAGCACAACTGAGCCTATAGAAGAGGAGCCTCATacacatttaataaaatcagtAAAAAGCAATAG GAAAAAGCAACATGTGGACTTGGATAAAACGCATATAACCTGTGAACTGCGACCTTATCGTAACCGAAACGAAGCTAAACTAAAAACCTATTATCCGCAAAATCTAGATTTTGAACCTATAGAAAATAATTCTAATCAAGTCGATACCAATAAGCCTACGAAttgcaatattaaaaaagaCGAAGAAGAGTTCCACTTAAATTTGTCCAACTTAAATCCCGTTGTCAATGTTAAAAGGTTGTCCATGGAAAAAAATCCTAACAACATTTCTCGAcaccaacaaaataatacaaagaaAAGTGTGCTCACTAATGATATTGGTGGGCCATGTATGTTAAATTCTCTTGATAATAGTCACAATCAAAGCGTAGAATGTTCTCCAGTTGAAATTTCTCATTCGCCAGTAGAAGTTAGGAAATTGCGAAGATTAAGTTCAAAACATAAGGTAAGGATTTTGCATGAAAATTCATCCGAAAGCCCTTCAAGTGGCGATCCATTAACTCTCAGAACCAGATCAAAATCAAACGTCAGCGTATGTCCATTGAATTCTCTCGACAAAGATGAACAATTCTCAACACCATTGAGAGAGAAACGAAATGAATTTAAAGATCACAATCTcgataacaaaaatatagtaaCAGACACAATTTCCGAGCCAAGGTCAATTTCAAAAAGGAGAAAACGATTGGCTCTTAAATTAAAAGGAGAATTAAAAAAgacaacattttataaaagagaaaaagaGTCCCTGAAAAATAGTTCAATCAGTAACACTGAGGATCATGGTATGAGCGTTGATGATTCAAATAAATGTCCTGTGAAATGCAAAAAGCCTATTCAATCAATAACAAAAGAGCTTCGAGTACTCCTCAAAAGATTTCCAATTGAAAGCAAAACGAGTAcgcaaacaaaaagaatatcaaCTCCAACAGAAAAGCCAAAGATTTCAAGGGTGTTAAGAAATTCAGAAATCAAGAGTTCTCCAAGACCTTCAAAAGCTTGTCATGACGAATCATTTAAGGATACAGAAAATGACAATGCGATGGAAAGTTTTTGTGAACAGTCTTTTGTTTTAGACAAAACTATTTGTAGTGATTTAACTGATGTTCAAACATTGTCCAATACTGAAATCGTTGTAATCAAGCCGAAAATTCAGGCAGAAACTTACAAAGAAGTTAAAGACAACTATGCACTTCACAATATTCCTGACATGGTACACAAAACTCCATTTTACAGTGATTATCTTGATGCACCAAGCAAAAAAGAAGTCGGTCATACACTTCTTTGTATTCCTGTCCTTTCACTCAACTACTTGGAAGACTTCGAAAGTCCAATAGCTAACCTTGAAAGTTTCacaaaatatagaaagaaaATTGTCCAAACCATGGACATTCAGCTACGAAATGAAACTTGCATAAAggaatatttttctaaagatgAAATCATCACTGCAATTCCAACTAAACTCCCGCCCAGCAAGCAAGATGCTAAAATATGGCTAAAGGCTaaagaacttttaaacaaaaagaatattgaTGCAGAGGAAAATATAATTCTAGAAAACAGCCCAATAGAAATTCATCGTCAAAAAGTTTCGATATTGGTGAATACGGAAAATGATGGAGCCTTAGAAGATGCGGATAGCTCAATATGTAGTCTTTCATTAACACCATTAACTCCTCCTATTAAAACAGATCAAACACACAAACTAGaagattcatcaaataaaattgtcCTAACTGATATCGACGATAAAGGGTCAGAGATTAAAAGATCTGAAGATAGCGATCAAAAGAATACGCAATTTAATAGAGCTGATTCAAGTCAAGAA AAGGCTCAAGCGGAGTTAGAAAAGTTATCTTTTCTCAACAATCTCCACAACTCGCAGGGCTCATTTGACTCGAGTTTTGGCATAAGTCATGCTACTTTAAATAACAcgtttggcttcaaagtaaaCCTAGAAAATCTACAACAAGCTAAATCTGACATTGAA CACAATCACCTCACGACGCTTTCACTAGAAGTTTTTGTCTCCACACGAGAGGATCTACTACCAAACCCACAATTTGATGCAATTTCTTGCATATTTTATGCAGTTGAAAACAGTATTCCAACATTAGAAAATTCAGAAGAATTGTCAAAAACTAGTGGtcttattttaatatctgaTGGCAACAGCTCGAtaagttcaaatttaaattacatcGGTTCAGATGTAAAAGTGAAAGAGGTTGCTAACGAAATCGAAGGTTTGGCTCAGCTCATTGATGTGTGCAGCTACTGGGATCCTGATATTTTTGTTGGCTACGAAATTGAAATGTCTTCTTGGGGATATGTAATGGAAAGAGCGaaatttcttgattttaatATCGCACCATTGCTCTCTAGAGTTCCAACACAAAATGTGCGTGACTTTGTCGACGAGGAACGAGAAAAACTAACAGATTTGGACGTTGAG ACAAAACTGTGCGGAAGAATTTTGCTAGATGTCTGGAGGTTAATGCGATCAGAAATTGCTCTTACGTCATACACATTTGAAAATGTAATGTATCATATTTTGCATCGGCGCTGCCCGCTACATTCGTGTCGAGACCTCACAGAGTGGTTTCGGTCGCCACAAACTAGATGGATCGTTCTGGAGTACTTTTTCGAGAGAGTACGTGGAACGCTGGAGCTACTCGATCAGTTGGATTTAATTGGACGAACAAGTGAAATGGCAAAACTTATTGGTATTCAGTTCTATGAGGTTCTTTCTCGTGGGTCACAGTTTAGAGTGGAGAGTATGATGTTGAG gATTGCAAAACCAAAGAATTTAGTTCCACTTTCACCTAGTGTCCAGCAGCGGGCTCATATGCGTGCCCCAGAATATTTGCCACTAATATTAGAGCCTCAATCGAGATTCTATCCTGACCCAATCATAGTCTTAGACTTTCAAAGTCTCTACCCTAGTATGATTATGGCTTATAACTATTGCTTTTCTACATGTCTTGGCAGAGTCGAAAATCTTGGACA ATCAGTACCATTTGAATTCGGTGCTTCTCAACTGCGTGTATCACCGAAATTGCTAGGACAGCTTTTGAAGAGGGATATGGTAACGATATCACCTTGTGGaattgtgttcataaaaaaagatattcgagaAGGTGTTTTACCTAGGATGTTAAAAGAAATTCTAGACACCCGTCAAATGGTCAAACAGTCCATGAAACTACACAAAAACAATACGGCACTTCAGAGGATCCTTCATTCTCGACAACTGGGCTTAAAATTAATTGCGAACGTTACATATGGCTATACAGCGGCCAATTTCAGTGGACGCATGCCATGTGTTGAAGTGGGAGATAGTGTTGTGGCAAAGGGCCGGGAAACACTTGAGCGCGCGATTAAATTGGTAGAAGCTAATGAAGAATGGAATGTTAAAGTCGTTTATGGCGATACAGACTCTATGTTTGTGCTTGTACCTGGTAGGAGTAAAACAGAAGCTTTTAAAATAGGCTCTGAGATCGCTGACCTAGTCACAAAAAATAATCCACAGCCGGTGAAGCTGAAACTGGAAAAAGTGTATCAACCCTGTATCTTACAG acaaaaaaaCGTTACGTCGGCTATATGTACGAATCCCCAGAACAGAAAGAACCAATTTTTGAGGCAAAAGGAATCGAAACTGTTCGCAGAGATGGTTGTCCGGCTGCAGTTAAAATGCTGGAGAAAACACTTAGAATTCTATTTGAAACAGCAGATGtgagccaagttaaaaaatacatttgtcgTCAATTTACGAAGCTTCTGTCGGGAAAGGCTAACATCCAAGACCTTTTATTTGCAAAGGAATTTCGAGGTTTAAAGGGTTACAAGCCAACAGCTTGTGTGCCTGCTCTTGAACTGACAAG aaaatggATGCAATTGGATCCCCGTAAAATACCGCGATCTGGAGAACGGGTCCAATTTATTGTAACAAATGGGCCACCTGGTGTACCACTTATTAAGCTTGTGCGCAGTCCTCACGACGTGCTAGCGGATGAAGGATTAAAAGTCAATGCAATTTACTACATAACGAAAGCGATAATTCCTCCACTCAACCGCTGTCTTTTGCTAATTGGAGCCGATGTAAACGAATG GTTTGCAAGTTTACCAAGAAAAATTCTGTTTAGCACTGCAATTGCTTCAGCCAACGAAGTTGTTTCATCATCCAATAATGGAATAAAGAAAAGTACAATATCCCAATATTTCTCCTCGACAAAATGTATTGTAGATTGCGGTCGTCAAACAAAGGAAACAATTTGTTCATTTTGCTCCACGGATGTTACAAACAGTTTGGTTACCTTAGAAGATAAGATTTCAAAACTGGAAAGAGCTTTCTTCTTAAcacaattt ATTTGCCAATCATGCTGTGGTCGTCCATATTCCATCACTTGTACATCGTTCGACTGTCCTGTTTTGTATGTGCTGGAGATGAGGAAGCGTGAATTGAGTAACATCCATCAAATGCGAAACATTATTAATGATtggttataa